In Mytilus edulis chromosome 8, xbMytEdul2.2, whole genome shotgun sequence, the genomic window AACTAAAATTGAGGACTTCCttataataattttattggttttatagataagaattaaaacaatataaGCCAATGTCATAACCCAGATAAGAGATATTATTTTTGAAGTTTATGATtaatttgcactcattttcaatACCAACAGCATTAAAAGTCAgtgtaaaacaattgttttacattttaatgacGTAATTCTGTTACAGTGatttagtatttttatttattttttattgatatttgatttttaagagAATAATTCTGCAGCTCAAACAACAAATTTTATgcatttgttttaaatcattatGAATAACATTGGCAGTAGTAGCATTACTGAAATACATCCTTAAAGGCTTTTTATTGGAGATTTAGGCAACCTTTCATAAATGGTCCTTAGACTTATTACTGGTCATAACCTAATATAGTAATTGTCATGTCTGATAgtaacttgtatatatatagtccGTTCATAGACAGCTATCTGGATGAAATTTAAGAAAACAGGAAAGGTTAAAGTTTATAGGAGTTACAGTGGAATACCAAATTCAAACATTGAAGCAAAGATAAGAATTGATAAATCTTTGTATGTTTAGATCTAAAGATGTATATTTGAGTTACAGGTATTTCAAAATTGTAAAGAATGCAGGAagcaacagagaaaaaaaaagagttttgaaAGAGCTGATATGTGATTCTAAAAGATAAttggtaaaatattattttatgatcCATTTTACGCTGCAGCTCTAAAAGAAGTCTAAATTTATGTAATGTTTCATGAGGGGTGGCAGGACCTTTTTGGGATGTCAGGGATCGTGGGTTTTGAAGCTCAGGATTTCAGGATTGATCCttttgggatccgggaattcttttttcaaatttcaggatGTCggtatttaaatttctttaaattaggaacctcgggatcaggaccccttcgACCCCCCTCTCTCATTGACATAGACCACACATCTCCTTCCATTTATACCACCTAGAGGTGGGGTTGGAGTGACTGAGTCCCACATTGATGGAGCTACATATATGTGTTTTGTGACTGTTCCCTGGTATAAGGAAGGGTCTGTTTATTCAGAACCTCTCTTTATACATGAAGCGTCTTGACTATGTATGTAATATATGACTCTAATCAACCTTAGCAACCAATTTTCAATCAATCTATATACTTGTATATTTAGCaatgtctgtttgtctgtctaaGTGCACTTAAAAGCTAACCTGTTCTAAATGCAAATTGGATATTAATAAAGCTAATCAAATATAACACTTTCAAAGGATGTGCATAAGGGAAAAAAGAAAGTCCCACATGTTTGAGGGGAgatattagaatttttttattcaGTATATGGTAATAAGTTTATAACCTGGTATAAGGAAAGGTAATCTTTATTTATAAAGATCAGTCACAGTTTTATCTTAAATCAACTGcttcctaataaaaaaaaatgtggcaggTATTTAGTTTATGTATATAGGTATCATATGTGAAGTGTTAATGAATGAGTGTCACAAGATGATCTAGACCATTAGGATCTAAGCCTAGAGGATCCAGCAATCAAATAGGCTAACTTGTGGTCTTACGTTCCTAGATTCCTATCTTGATTGAACTTGACATACCTTTATACATAGATTATAATTAACATATAAATAGGTGAGAACTACCCTACAGATAATGAGGACAGAGAAAAGAAGGCTGTTGGCAGTAAcaacacatttttatttcaacatatatAATTAGATAGGTCAGTGAGAGAAATTGAAAGTTGATTTTACACCACCTTTCCTCCAGGTGTTTTATAATCGTGTAGATAAAGGTAATGAATGACTTAGGTGTATTGTGGTATACTGAGAAAATTACTCTATAACTACTGACAAATCATAACTTTGTTTgtaattgaggtaaaattatttaaataggTTATAAGGCTATTAAATTGCAATAAAAGAAGTTCAAATTATTGCTgagcttttcaaatttttggtTGTAGATTAGAGAtgaattttattaatataaacaagtttttaaagaaatgtataaTAATACAATATTAATGGGATATCACTTTTCTGTTCAAAAGGAAAACTTGAAGAGTTTTAttggtttatttattttcagactgTTCAGGACTGATTTAGGTCGCATCTAAAAATATACAAGCAATGGTCACCCAACTGGTCTCTTGCATTACCATTATGGCAAGTGTTTAAGGTAATTCTATTCAGACAGGGGAAAGTCAATCTAATGTGGTATTCTTGGCATATTTAAGAGTCCTTCTAAAAAATCTTTGATGTGAACAAGTCCGTTTTCTTATCTTTTACCTAGTTTACTGTTTTTCGGAATCTATAGGAGAACCTTAGATTTGTTgtctaatttgatttttttttctgaaatatttgccactggatggtAAGCAAACCACAGTTAAATTCAAATCTGAATATTGCATGATCTCTGGAttaaacaggctattatttgaacttgaaattatttttaattatggaatttgcctaatttcttgtgcttgaaatttttaataaattccatgtttatttggtattataatgttttgagctgttcataacactttccatacaatgtattttgtatatagatataggaagatgtggtgtgagtgccaatgagacaactctccatacaaataacaatttaaaaagtaaaccattataggttaaagtacggccttcaacacggagccttagctcacaccgaacaacaagctataaagggccccaaaattactagtgtaaaaccattcaaacgggaaaaccaacggtctaatctatataaacaaaacgagaaacgagaaacacgtatatattacataaacaaacgacaactactgtacatcagattcctgacttatagttagtgttgtgcgcggcacagtacattctattgaaaatgtactatctttgtaatagaaagtgttgtgcacagcacagaataaacatggaatttattaaaaaaaaaattcaaaccaagaaattatgtaaattccataattgataataattccaagttcaaataatagcctgttatgaGGAAAAGCAATGACAGCATTATGCCTATGATATCTGGTTGCATACCACCAATGTGTTGTAATGTGTACATTTTCTACATATATTATGTTGTCAGTGATTACCATTTTTTCCTGGCACAAATTGAACCATAACAGGAATTTCTTgttgtattgaagacccatttgttgCCTctggttgttttctgctctttggtcgggttgttgtctctttgacacaatccctaTTTCctgattctcaattttatcataagtGTTTAAAAGGTAACTTTGCTTTttgataagaattttttttacagtgaatACTTTTCCTGGCAGACTGATATAAAAAGGtttagcttttaattttgaagaaattgatCTATAAATACTGTTAGCTATCGGCATCTATTAATACATTGTTCAAagaattatttagatttatttttcataataagCTAGAGAGGAAATTGGATTGGAATGAAACATTTTAGAATTATTGGTATTGTGATCTGATATGGAGAAAATTATACTTTGTATTATCTGATCTAAAGAAAAAGTATGGCCATTAGGCAGGAGATAACGGGAAAAAGTGTGTTCGTCCTCCTTTTGTTCAACTATAAATGGTCCATAAAAACGATGAGTTTTAAACTCAATTGTAATTCTTTCCTTGCAATGTTGTACATGGTGATAATTAAGGATTATGTGAGTGCCTTAAGGCTGTTAATCTGTCTGACGAGTGTCAGAATTTTAATGAACCTTACTGGAATAAAGAGAAATCGTAGAATTCTTTATTTAGCAATCATTCATTAATTTCTATCGACAAATTTGGAATTGGTCTCCCTAACCACGCATGATAATTATAGACTGGACTGGGTAATTTGATTCCGTTCATTAATGGAAGGTTTATGATGATAATGTCAGGGGTACCAGAAGCTTTTGTAGTCGTGTCCAGTTTATGATTGTCCTGATCAGATTTTAATGATTAAGATAAATGACTTGTTTTAGGTGAGATGTTGTAAATTTAGCCATGTTTTCAGCAACTATTATGATATTAACTCAATTAGGAGTGAGTTAAGTGATTTTGGTAGCATTTTGCTGAACAGATGGATGTCATAAGaaaattgatattgattttaGAATTGATGCATGTACAGTAGGCTAGttgacaaaattaatttatttgatatagaaaaaaactagaggctctcaagagcctgtatcgctcacctgactctacttcggtttttgaaatcatataaaaaagataaaatttggctacaaagtaacaacacttggccagcacctcataagctagaaaggaacattcatgctatgtttggtttcatttagttcagtggttctctagaagaagacttttgtgtgcatttcccatagggtcctatgttaaactaagtcccccccactggcggccatcttggatgtaaGATTGgtgacaaagtaacaacacttggtcagcacctcataaggaacattcataatatgtttggtttcattccattcagtggttctctaaaataagtcaattgtatgtatttcccatagggtcctatgttaaactaagtcccccgctggcggccatcttggatgttggatcggcaacaaagtaacaaaacttggtcatcacctcataaggaacttccatactatgtttggtttcattccattcattggttctctaaaagaggacatttgtatgcatttcccatatagggtcctatgttaaactaagtcccccgcttgcggccatcttggatgttggattggcgacaaagaaacaacacttggtcagcacctcataaggaacattcatactatgtttggtttcattccattcagtagttctctaaaagaagacatttgtatgcatttcccatagggtcctatcttaaactaagtcccccgctggcaacCATCTTGGAtcatggattggctacaaagtaacaacaattggtcagcacctcataaggaacattcatgtcatgtttggtttcattccattcagtggttctctcgAAGAAGttgaaaatgtaaaaagttaacgacaacgacgacggacgccaagtgatgagaaaagctcacttggcccttcagtccaggtgagctaataaaaacgTGTGATTAACTTGCAactgggaaaaaaataaaaagatttcaaaaattgataattttttatgaGTTATCTACATGTCCACATGAGCTATGGTAATCTGGTTGCATCTATATATAGGTTACTTGACTTCTTACAAAATttattatacccctgctttaaagTAGGCGAGGGTGTATAATTGTTTTTACCTTTGACTCCTCCGATCTTCCATCTATCTGCTAGTCATTATTGTTTCCAGATGCTAACTAGAATACTTTTTATGGGTTTATTGCAACCttgcatgtatatatacatgtatataatagatataggaagatgtggtgtgagtgccaatgagacaactctccatccaaataacaatttaaaaaaagtaaaccattataggtcaatgtacggccttcaacagggagccttggctcacaccgaacagcaagctatagagggccccaaaattactagtgtaaaaccattcaaacaggaaaaccaatggtctaatctatatagaataaaaaaacgagaaacgagaaacacgtataaattacataaacaaacgacaactactgtacatcagattcctgacttaggacaggtgcaaacatttgcagtgggattaaacgttttaatataaGTTCACATAAATTGAGAGGAATATTCCTATTGATTTTGAAATAACCACCACTGAAAACCTTCTATcctttatgggtagactttacatagataaattaagtcgtataagaaaaacaaaatgaggatgttaaatttgatgtatgcctttttgtgcttcttcgttacatttgttgtttttatagtgctattaagatgataacacaatgttgactgctgtacccctatttttgacattttttactctttgagtatgtttgtattgttcatgcatcgttgacaatgtaatggaatttgatactgtcatacaagtgagaggtttagctagctataaaaccaggttcaatccaccattttctacattagagaatgcctgtaccaagttgggaatatgacagttgttatccattcgtttgatgtgtttggacttttgattttgccttttgattttggattttcctttttgaattttccttggagttcagtatttttgtgtttttactttctCAACTTAATAAGCATATATATCAAGTTAGGGATTCAGCCTCCAAGGAGTCTCTCATGATTTTTCATAGGTAGAACTTTCTTGGTAGTCTGAGTGACTTATTGAACAAGTCCCTAATTACAAAACAGGTTATTGCAAGTCCCTGAGATgtacacacttttttttttttttattttaactttgacAGGGAAAAGTTATTTTGCCAACCCATATTGGGAGCCACAACTTCTTGGAGACTGAATAATCATCCCATGTTAAAATCAGCCTTtcgttactttttttttattaaactttagaaaatactataattatttgatatttgagCAAACAAAAAGAGCTCTTAATAgtcttgttttgttttaaaattctgtattgaaaaaactatgtttaaaattcattattacaAAACTAAGgttaaaattgattaataaaAGTACATTTATTACATGAGCAATGACATTAATTCTGATTTAATGGACAATACAGACAGATGCAGTTAAAACTTTCATGTGATGGCGTAATTAAAACTGGGTATTCAGTTACCAATGGAATTAAAACAACCCCCTAAAAAgctttgaaatatataatatattacatttcttaattgataaaagtaaatttgCATTATTGGTAGACAAGTTAGAgcttttaaataatttgattccATTTTAATTTAGCTCCCagttgttttaataaatattcaCATTAACCTATCTTTGAATTACCATAGCTGGAATGGTTTCTTGTGGGAAATATATTGCATTGAAAGGATTAAACTGACTTGAGCAATGAGTTATCACTGAATTCATTCTTCTTCTGTGGTAGAAGATCACTAGCAATCCATTTAGGTCTTTTGCATACTAATCTTTTATACACTGTCATTCAGttgtataaattgaaaacaaaaatgccACAAccatttttgaaaaactaaacaAATCACTCATAAGTcttagtttttaaaatcatttaaatcatCTAGTATTTTTTGTGTAGAAGAATCATCAAGACTTTAGGAATGATATTAATTGGGAATGGGTTGGGAAGGCATTTCTAAATAAATGTGTAGCACGTTattgtatttgataataaaagaaacaattttttgCAGAATGTTCAATTAATATGAGGGATTATTGAATTGTgggaagaagatgtggtatgagtttcaatgagacaactgcttatccaagtcaaaatttgtaaaagtaaaccattataggtcaaagtacagtcttcaacacagagccttggctcacactgaacagcaagctataaagggcaccaaaaatgactagtgttaaaccattcaaactggaaaccAACAATCTAATCGATAAAAATATACTTCAATGACACAGCGTCAGATACAAAAAGAACCAAAAAGACATTTAGATGACAACAAACATGCTTCAACAATAGACACATGTTTTTAAGATATGTCAAGTTCTAATCATCCTAAGTCTATAATTGATACACAAATACATGTAATCAAATCTCTGCAATATAACTAAACCCAATTCCACAAATAGCAAGAACATAAGGATGTGACATACGACAACTACTAggaggttcctgacttggtacaagctcATGAAAAAGTGATTAGGTGAAAAAAGAATATTTTCCCTCCTATGTTGACATGAATGTACAGACAGCATTAATTGCACCAGCATATGgaattatattgaaattgaaaaagaatataTAATGGTTTTAGACAGATTTGCCTAATTGTTTTTGTTCCACAACACTTTTAGCAATCGTGTAATTGGCTTTGTTCCAGGGCATTTTAGCAATCCTGATACATTTCATAGTCGATATTTTTCCATACTATGTTTGGTGTATCTTGACTAATATGAAGGATTATATAATCAgacataaatattgatatatgTCAAAGTACTAACATTCACCATTCCCATTTTAATCATTATTATAGAACATTTCCTGGAATATCATCCCAACATTGATTGTCTGTGCTGGCTATGGACTAAGATAGTGGCACTGCATGGTAAACAGACAAAGATAGTGGCACTGCATGATAAACAGACAAAGATAGTGGCACTGCATGATAAACAGACAAAGATAGTGGCACTGCATGATAAACAGACAAAGATAGTGGCACTGCATGATAAACAGACAAAGATAGTGGCACTGCATGGTAAACAGACTAAGATAGTGGCACTGCATGGTAAACAGACAAAGATAGTGGCACTGCATGGTAAACAGACAAAGATAGTGGCACTGCATGGTAAACAGACAAAGATAGTGGTGCTGCATGGTAAAGGGACAAAGATAGTGGCACTGCATGGTAAACAGACAAAGATAGTGGCACTGCATGGTAAACAGACAAAGATAGTGGTGCTGCATGGTAAAGGGACAAAGATAGTGGCACTGCATGGTAAACAGACAAAGATAGTGGCACTGCATGGTAAACAGACAAAGATAGTGGCACTGCATGGTAAACAGACAAAGATAGTGGCACTGCATGGTAAACAGACAAAGATAGTGGCACTGCATGGTAAACAGACAAAGATAGTGGTGCTGCATGGTAAAGGGACAAAGATAGTTGCACTGCATGGACAAAGATAGTGGCACTGAATGGTAATTCTTGGCTGAAAACTGTGAGTACCTAAACACTTCCTAATATTTTGAACCAATGGGATGGTTTGCTGTAGATGCagtattattcattggataccaatttgtCTTGATTTTATAAGTATAATAGCTGAACAATGAATTTGAAAGTTCAGCTAATTTACAAACATTCTAGAGGCAAACTTTGGCAAAACCTTGAAATCAGATATCCACATAAATTttttaaaccacaaaaattggtaaccatgaaaataaatatatttgatgattgtttttgtttgtatgtaTGAGTTTTGTCTCCCCCTTGACAAATGGCTCAGAATGCATGACACAAAGATTCTTTTAGTTTTAGGGTTGAGGCATGGATCCCAGAAACTTTTTGTTGAAGGTTAATTTATTTATGAAGGTAAAAGAGATTTTGAGAACAGATGCTTTTATGGTTTAATGATTCTGTTTTGTCCTTGAatacattttcatggttcaatcaCTGGAAAATAGAACTATGAGTTTTATTTATCAAGTGATAATTTTAGTCATGATGACTTCAAAGTCATTCTAATTAGTATGTACAAATATTGCAAGGTGTACTGTCAGGACAGGattcatttgaccttgatctcGTTTGCATGCTTTATTGGTAACTGGTAATTATTTTGTTAGTATTTCAGTTAGTTAGTAGGTTAAACATATCTAGAAGAGTtagacacaggcacttgtctcaattTTTTTCCCTCATATACCTTCATATAacaccttgtgttatattaaggtataagggattttttttctgagacaagtgcctgtgctagAAGACCCTGTCTTTCACAGTTTATAAGCcctacctcattttcatgttgcCTTAGTCAATATACAATTTGGGATTATTTTAGTTTTCTTAGTCATTGTTAGTAACAATTTtactatatttggtttacagaATCATTTTCAGGTGTACATATCTGTCTGACAGTCTTCAACTGGCCTTGACATATGTTCACCTGACCTTGACATGTTCACCTGACCTTGAGTCGACCTATGTTCAATGATAAATTTTGAGTTTTTATGACATCTGAAATAATACCTTGTCCTCAAAGACTTTCAACTATTATTTCTATCATAAGCAGTAAAGCAGGGAAACATTTTTACATGCCCACTCTTTGTATGGAAGTAAGATCTCATTTAAATCCTGCTGTGCAAGAAAGTATTGCGGACAGTTCTAATTAAATCATGGTTTACACTTTTAGTGGTATTGAAAGTTTTCTAGAAAAATTGACATATAATAAGAATGATAATTGAAATATCCTAAGTGGTATTATATTTTATACGTCCAGTGATCTGTTGATGATATTATTTCCTTGCTTAGATTGACTAAGTTATGTTCCATctctaaaattattgtattaGGATGTGTGAAAATCCGACAAACTGTGTTGATTTCAGAAGAAATGTTAGATTTCAGCAATTATACCTTGGGGATGCATATTTACTGGAGAAGAGTTGAATAGATTAATTTCTGTCCTATGCCAAGCCTAACTAAATAATGGTGACGAATATTCGATACAAATTTCATGTCAAGGACTTTTCTAATTATTTCACTAAATAGTATTTGATTGTACTGACAGAATTCAGGCTTTTTCGATTGTAACTATGTTCTAAACTTGACAGAAAACAATTATAGTAAATTGATATATAATTGTCagtgaaaataacaaaaaatattacaattagaGTAAAAAATAATAGGCAATTCAACAATTAAAGAAAGAATGTACTTGTGTTAACACAAATTGTTTTACTGTAAAAGGGTATTTGAGATTATGAATAAGAGTTTGATGGTAGGGTGATCAATTATAGTTTCCAGACTTTTTCAAGCATTAAGTCATTCCAGTTCATGATTTCTTTTTTGTGACTTATGCTATAACAAGCAGGTAAACCTTAGTTGCTAGAATATAAACAGTTTGAAACACAATAAAAACGCtccttttttctgttttgaaagtCAGCATTGATTTATTATGGGCATAATTTAAGATTGTGTCTTTCTTGAATGTATATGATGGTTCTGTTTGGAATTTACATTGTAGTTCAGTGGCCAATATTAGAGTGAGGGATGACACAGTTTCTACATCACAAATTCTTTTATTGAGTTGTAATTTTTTTTGGCCCTGCACCTctagtcatggttcattgactttgaatggtTTGGAATTAAGTAGCGTATAGATTAAGTATCCTAGTTTACATGTCATGTTCAGGTATTTGCCTTTTTATTTTGACAATTGCATTATTCTATCAAAATTATACAAAGGCGAGACATATGTCTGTATCAATAGTTTATTCTTTTCTAATAAGTAAACAtagtattgtatgtttttttttcaacttataaTAATTTTGATT contains:
- the LOC139484019 gene encoding LWamide neuropeptides-like, which produces MSKHFLEYHPNIDCLCWLWTKIVALHGKQTKIVALHDKQTKIVALHDKQTKIVALHDKQTKIVALHDKQTKIVALHGKQTKIVALHGKQTKIVALHGKQTKIVALHGKQTKIVVLHGKGTKIVALHGKQTKIVALHGKQTKIVVLHGKGTKIVALHGKQTKIVALHGKQTKIVALHGKQTKIVALHGKQTKIVALHGKQTKIVVLHGKGTKIVALHGQR